CGCCCAATTCTGCACGGCGAGAAGATTGCAGGACTCCTGTCCGTCAAAGTAGTCGCGTACAGGCTGAGGCGAGCCTTTCAGGGATGCGGGCGTTAAAGGTTTGTTTAAGGCGGCCTGCCGATTCAGCGCTCGTGAATGATTGCTCTGCAAAACGATCGGTGCTGCACCAGCAGTGGCATTGCGAAGATTCATAAAAACACCTTTAAAAACGTCGAAATGATTGTTGAAAAGAGAGCACTTACGGTAGGCGGATAATAATGACAGAGTGGCACAGAAAATCTGAAAAATAGAACTGTCGAATACAGATTTCGCGACGTCCAACGAGATTTTTCGAGCCACACCGCCACGCTCTTTCGGCCACAGAGGCTGCTCAATTCGCCATGCTCTGTCTGTTTAGCGTGCAACAAATCCAGGTTTGCATACCAATGCTTGATGACGGGCCGCACGCCCGACTGCAGACGTACAAAACAAAAACGCGGCCACAGTGGCCGCGTTTTTTTGTTTGCCTATCGCCCCTGCCTCAGCAGCACCGAAGACCCAGATGCTTCTCGAAGGCGTCGAAGTCCCTGTCGTCGTGCAACAGGGTGCCATCGTTCTCGATGCACCACGTTGCAATCAGGGTGTCGATGGTCTTGCGGACCGTGAAGCCGAGCGCACGCAAGCGACGCTGGTTCCCCGCAGCATCGATCGCAAACGCCTCGCCACGGAGCGTCACGACCTCCAGCGCCGTCAGCAGCTTTCGGGCCTCGGTGAAGTCGCGTTCGCTGCTGAAGCCCTGCAGTACTTCCGCCAAGATCAGGTCGCCGATGGCGACGGGCTCCGTCTGGAGCAGTTGGTCCAGTCGATCGGCCGAGACCGAATCCGTGCCCCTGAAATAGTCGATCCAGACGCTGGAATCGACCAGGATCACTTGTCGGTCCGCATCTCGGCCAAGTCACCCTGGCAGTTGCGCTTGCAGCGCAAGCGCCGAAGCGCTTCCTGCTGCCGCAGCCGAAGCAAGGTGCGCAAGCCCAGCTCCACGACCTCACGTTTGGTCCCCAGACCCGTGGGCGCAAGGTGTCGTTCATGAGCCTGTCGTCGATGACGATGTTTGTTCGCGTGATGTGTATGAGTTCACCAATCCATACACGTGATAGCGTCACCGAACGAGCGCAAGCGCCTACCCCACCCACTTCCGCGCATTGCGCCAGATCCGGATCCACGGGCTGAGTGCACTGCGGTCGCCCGAGGTCCAGCTCATCTGGATATTGCGGAACACGCGCTCCGGATGGGGCATCAGCGCGGTGAAGCGGCCGTCGACGGTGGTCACCGAGGTCAGGCCGCCGGTGCTGCCATTGGGGTTGAAGGGATAGCGCTCGGTCGGCTGGCCATGGTTGTCGACGAAGCGCATCGCCGCGATGGCCTTCGCCGGGTCGCCGCGGTGCTTGAAGTTCGCGTAGCCCTCGCCGTGCGCGACCGCGATGGGCAGCCGGCTGCCAGCCATGCCGGCGAAGAACAGGCTGGGCGAATCGAGCACCTCGACCATCGACAGCCGCGCCTCGAAGCGCTCGCTCTGGTTGGTGGTGAAGCGCGGCCATGCCTCGGCGCCGGGAATGATGTCGGCCAGCTCGGCGAACATCTGGCAGCCGTTGCACACGCCCAGGCCGAAGGTGTCGCCCCGGCCAAAGAAAGCCCTGAACTGCTCGCCCAGCTTCGGGTTGAAGGTGATGCTGCGCGCCCACCCGATGCCGGCGCCCAGGGTGTCGCCATAGCTGAAGCCGCCGCACGCCACCACGCCCTTGAAGTCGGCCAGGTCGGCGCGGCCGGTCTGCAGGTCGGTCATGTGGATGTCGAAGGATTCGAAACCCGCCTCGTGGAAGGCATAGGCCATCTCGACGTGCGAATTCACGCCCTGTTCGCGCAGGATCGCGACCTTGGGCCGCGCGAGGTTGAGAAAAGGCGCGGCGACGTTCTCCTCCACGCCCGGCGCCAGGTGCACATGACGGCCGGGGTCCTGAGGCTCGCCGGCGGCGGCATGCTCGGCGTCGGCGCAGTCCGGGTTGTCGCGCTCGCGGCAGATCTTCCAGCTCACGGCATCCCAGACCTGGTGCAGGTCCTGCAGGCTGGCGCTGAAGATGGCCTTGGCATCGCGCCAGACCTCCACCTTGCCCTTGCCGGCCTCGATGGCCGAGGCGCCGGGCCGGGTCTTGCCGACGAAATGACTGTGGGTGCTGAGGCCGTGCGCGCGCAGCGTCTGCATCACCTCGTTGCGCTCGGCGGTGCGCACCTGCAGCAGCATGCCGAGCTCTTCGTTGAAGAGCGCCTTCAAGCTGAGCTCTTCGCGCCGGGCGCTGACCTGGCCGGCCCAGTTCTTGGCGTCGCCGTACTCGGCGCGGCTGTCGCTGATGCCGTCGCCCTCGGTCACCAGCAGGTCGATGTTGAGGGCGACGCCCACATGGCCGGCAAAGGCCATCTCGCAGGCGGCGGCGAACAGGCCGCCGTCGCTGCGGTCGTGCATCGCGAGGATCTTGCCCTCGGCGCGCAGCGCGTTGACGGCCGCGACCAGCTTGACGAGATCCTGTGGGTCGTCGAGGTCCGGCACGACGTCGCCGCTCTGCCCCAGGGTCTGGGCCAGGATGCTGCCCGCCATGCGCTGCCGGCCGCGGCCCAGGTCGATCAGGACGAGCGTGCTGTCCAGCTCGGTCGCATCCAGCTGCGGCGTCAACGTGCCCCGCACGTCGGCCAGGGTGGCGAAGGCGCTCACGATCAGGCTCACGGGCGAGCTGACCTTCTTCTGCTCGCCCTGCGCCTGCCACTGGGTGCGCATGGACAGCGAATCCTTGCCCACCGGAATCGAGATGCCGAGCGCCGGACAGAGCGCCAGGCCCACGGCCTTCACCGTCTCGTACAGCGCCGCATCCTCGCCCGGCTCGCCGCAGGCCGCCATCCAGTTGGCCGAGAGCTTGACGCGCGAGAGCTCGATGGGCGCGGCGAGCAGGTTGGTGATGGCCTCCGCCACCGCCATCCGGCCCGACGCCGGGGCGTCGAGGGCGGCGAGCGGGGTGCGCTCGCCCATGCTCATGGCCTCGCCGGCGAAACCCTTGTAGTCGGCCAGGGTCACGGCGCAGTCGGCCACCGGCACCTGCCAGGGGCCGACCATCTGGTCGCGATGGCTGAGGCCGCCGACAGTACGGTCGCCAATGGTGACGAGGAAGCGCTTGGAAGCAACAGTGGGGTGGGAGAGGACGTCGATGGCGGCCTTCTGCAGGTCGACGCCGGTGAGGTCGAGGGGCTTGAACTTGCGCTGGATCGACTGGACATCTCGCAGCATCTTGGGAGGTTTGCCGAGGAGGACGTCCATGGGCATGTCGACGGGCGGGGTGCCGTCGTCCGCCACGACCAGTTGCCGCTCCTCCGTGGCCACGCCTACCACTGCAAACGGACACCGTTCCCGCTCGCAAAAGGCCTTGAACTGTTCAAGCGACTCGGGCGCAATCGCCAGCACATAGCGCTCCTGGCTCTCGTTGCACCAGATCTCCTTCGGCGCCAGGCCTGATTCTTCCAGCGGCACGGCGCGCAGGTCGAAGCGTGCGCCGCGGCCTGCATCGTTGGTGAGCTCAGGGAAGGCATTGCTCAGTCCACCCGCTCCCACGTCGTGGATCGCCAGGATGGGGTTCGCCCCGCCCTGCTGCCAGCAATGGTTGATGACCTCCTGGGCGCGTCTTTCGATCTCGGGATTGCCGCGCTGCACCGAGTCGAAGTCCAGTTCTGCCGCATTGGCGCCGGTGGCCATCGAGCTCGCCGCACTGCCGCCCATGCCGATGCGCATGCCGGGGCCGCCGAGCTGGATCAGCAGTGTGCCCGCGGGGAACTGGATCTTCTTCGTCTGTCCCGCATCGATGCTGCCGAGGCCCCCCGCGATCATGATCGGCTTGTGGTAGCCGCGCTGCAGCGTGTCGCGGTCGCTGGCGATGGCCTGCTCGTACTCGCGGAAGTAGCCCAGCAGGTTGGGCCGGCCGAACTCGTTGTTGAAGGCGGCCCCGCCCAGCGGGCCCTCCGTCATGATCTGCAGCGGGCTGGCGATGTGTTCGGGCTTGCCGTAGCCGCCTTCGGCGGGCCAGAGCTTCGACACGGTGAAGCCGGTCAGCCCGGCCTTGGGTCTGGAGCCGCGGCCCGTGGCGCCTTCGTCGCGGATCTCGCCGCCCGCCCCGGTGGAGGCGCCCGGGAAAGGCGAGATCGCGGTGGGGTGGTTGTGCGTCTCGACCTTCATCAGCACGTGGTTCAGCGCCTCCTGCCTGTCATAGCGGCCGGCAGCCGAGGCGGCGACGAAGCGCTCGACCCTCGAGCCCTCCATGATCGAGGCGTTGTCGGCGTAGGCCACCACCGTGTGCTGCGGGTTCTGGCGCTCGGTGTGCCGGATCATCGAGAACAGGCTCTGCGGCTGCGGCTGGCCGTCGATCACGAAGTCGGCGTTGAAGATCTTGTGGCGGCAGTGCTCGCTGTTGGCCTGGGCGAACATCATCAGCTCGACGTCGCTCGGGTTGCGGCCGAGCCGGGTGAAGGCGTCGATGAGGTAGTCGATCTCGTCCTCCGCCAACGCCAGGCCAAAGCGCGTGTTGGCCTCGACCAGCGCGGCGCGACCGCCGGCCAGGACATCCACCTGCGCCATCGGCTGGCCCGGCAGTTCGGCAAACAGCGCCGCCGTCTGCGCGAGCCCGGTGAGCACCGATTCGGTCATGCGGTCGTGCAGCAGCGCAGCCAACGCAGCCAGCGTGTCGTCGTCGAGCACCGGCGCCTTGCCCAGCAGCGGGGCCTTGAGCGCCAGGTGGTACTGCGTGACCCGCTCGACGCGGCGCAGCGCCAGCCCGCAGTTGTGGGCGATGTCGGTGGCCTTCGAGGCCCATGGCGAGACGGTGCCCAGGCGCGGCGTGACGACCAGCACGGTCCCCGCCTTGGGCGGCGCGTCGAAGGGCTCGCCGTAGCCCAGCAGGGCGGCGAAGCGCTCGCGTTCGGCACCCTCGAGCGCGTGGTCGGTCGCGACCAGGTGTACGAAGCGCGCCGAGAGGCCCGCGACGCGGGGCTCGATCGCCTGCAGCCTCGGCAGCAGCTGCCGGGCGCGGAACTCGCTGAGCGCGCTGCCGCCCTCGAAGAAAGTCACCACCGGGGCGACGGGATGGGAGGGCGCATTCAGGGGCAAGGTCACGATCGGATCGGCCGTCGGGCCGCATTGGAAACCAGGAGAGGAAGGCGGTGGCCGCTGACTGGGGCCATCCGCGCCAAGCCCGGAATTTTAGCGGGGTGGATGGGATAATTCCGGCCCATGAGCATCACCTACAAAGACGCCGAGGGCGTGGCCGGCATGCGCACGGCGGGCCGCCTCGCAGCCGAAGTGCTGGACTACCTGACCCCCCACGTGAAGCCCGGCGTGACCACCAACGAGATCGACAAGCTCGCGCACGACTACATCACGCAGGTCCAGGGCGCGATCCCCGCCCCCCTCAACTACATGGGCGCCTCGAGCGTGCCTTACCCCAAGTCCATCTGCACCTCGACCAACCACGTGGTGTGCCACGGCATC
Above is a window of Variovorax sp. RA8 DNA encoding:
- the vapC gene encoding type II toxin-antitoxin system VapC family toxin — translated: MILVDSSVWIDYFRGTDSVSADRLDQLLQTEPVAIGDLILAEVLQGFSSERDFTEARKLLTALEVVTLRGEAFAIDAAGNQRRLRALGFTVRKTIDTLIATWCIENDGTLLHDDRDFDAFEKHLGLRCC
- the purL gene encoding phosphoribosylformylglycinamidine synthase; translation: MTLPLNAPSHPVAPVVTFFEGGSALSEFRARQLLPRLQAIEPRVAGLSARFVHLVATDHALEGAERERFAALLGYGEPFDAPPKAGTVLVVTPRLGTVSPWASKATDIAHNCGLALRRVERVTQYHLALKAPLLGKAPVLDDDTLAALAALLHDRMTESVLTGLAQTAALFAELPGQPMAQVDVLAGGRAALVEANTRFGLALAEDEIDYLIDAFTRLGRNPSDVELMMFAQANSEHCRHKIFNADFVIDGQPQPQSLFSMIRHTERQNPQHTVVAYADNASIMEGSRVERFVAASAAGRYDRQEALNHVLMKVETHNHPTAISPFPGASTGAGGEIRDEGATGRGSRPKAGLTGFTVSKLWPAEGGYGKPEHIASPLQIMTEGPLGGAAFNNEFGRPNLLGYFREYEQAIASDRDTLQRGYHKPIMIAGGLGSIDAGQTKKIQFPAGTLLIQLGGPGMRIGMGGSAASSMATGANAAELDFDSVQRGNPEIERRAQEVINHCWQQGGANPILAIHDVGAGGLSNAFPELTNDAGRGARFDLRAVPLEESGLAPKEIWCNESQERYVLAIAPESLEQFKAFCERERCPFAVVGVATEERQLVVADDGTPPVDMPMDVLLGKPPKMLRDVQSIQRKFKPLDLTGVDLQKAAIDVLSHPTVASKRFLVTIGDRTVGGLSHRDQMVGPWQVPVADCAVTLADYKGFAGEAMSMGERTPLAALDAPASGRMAVAEAITNLLAAPIELSRVKLSANWMAACGEPGEDAALYETVKAVGLALCPALGISIPVGKDSLSMRTQWQAQGEQKKVSSPVSLIVSAFATLADVRGTLTPQLDATELDSTLVLIDLGRGRQRMAGSILAQTLGQSGDVVPDLDDPQDLVKLVAAVNALRAEGKILAMHDRSDGGLFAAACEMAFAGHVGVALNIDLLVTEGDGISDSRAEYGDAKNWAGQVSARREELSLKALFNEELGMLLQVRTAERNEVMQTLRAHGLSTHSHFVGKTRPGASAIEAGKGKVEVWRDAKAIFSASLQDLHQVWDAVSWKICRERDNPDCADAEHAAAGEPQDPGRHVHLAPGVEENVAAPFLNLARPKVAILREQGVNSHVEMAYAFHEAGFESFDIHMTDLQTGRADLADFKGVVACGGFSYGDTLGAGIGWARSITFNPKLGEQFRAFFGRGDTFGLGVCNGCQMFAELADIIPGAEAWPRFTTNQSERFEARLSMVEVLDSPSLFFAGMAGSRLPIAVAHGEGYANFKHRGDPAKAIAAMRFVDNHGQPTERYPFNPNGSTGGLTSVTTVDGRFTALMPHPERVFRNIQMSWTSGDRSALSPWIRIWRNARKWVG